A stretch of the Malus domestica chromosome 08, GDT2T_hap1 genome encodes the following:
- the LOC103441667 gene encoding MADS-box protein AGL24: MVKRMNEKIKIRRIDYLPARQVTFSKRRRGIFKKAEELSILCESEVAVIIFSQTGKLFDYSSTSTKDVIARYKSHTGGEKSDQITLHQLQSEKENTIRLSKELEDKTRKLRHMKGEDLQDLDLDQLNKLEKLVEVSIGRVIKTKEKKIMSEIMALTNKGAELIEANNKLKQRLVMLSAGGDIEPAAIMELENLNNVGEEGMTSESATNVTACSSSALSLEDDCSDILSLKLGLP, encoded by the exons atggtgaaaaggATGAATGAGAAGATTAAGATCAGGAGGATCGACTACTTGCCGGCAAGGCAGGTGACCTTCTCAAAGAGGAGAAGAGGGATTTTCAAGAAAGCTGAAGAGCTGTCGATTCTGTGTGAATCTGAAGTTGCTGTTATCATCTTTTCTCAAACTGGCAAGCTCTTTGATTACTCAAGCACCAG TACCAAGGATGTGATTGCAAGGTACAAATCACACACTGGTGGGGAAAAATCGGATCAAATTACGCTTCACCAACTGCAG TCGGAGAAAGAAAACACGATCAGGCTGAGTAAGGAACTTGAGGATAAGACCCGCAAGCTGAG GCATATGAAGGGTGAGGACCTTCAAGACTTGGATCTGGATCAACTGAACAAGTTAGAAAAATTGGTGGAAGTAAGCATTGGCCGtgtaattaaaactaag GAAAAAAAGATAATGAGTGAGATTATGGCACTTACGAACAAG GGAGCTGAGCTTATAGAAGCTAACAACAAGCTAAAGCAGAGG TTGGTGATGTTATCCGCTGGAGGAGATATCGAACCGGCGGCGATCATGGAGTTGGAAAACCTGAATAATGTTGGAGAAGAAGGCATGACATCTGAATCAGCCACAAATGTCACAGCCTGCTCCAGCAGTGCTCTTTCTCTCGAAGATGACTGCTCCgacatcttgtctctcaaactgGG GCTTCCTTAG
- the LOC103441666 gene encoding probable ubiquitin-like-specific protease 2B isoform X1, giving the protein MKTSGLEVFDFSEEDDHSESLQGKYFGKLENPSLNTNPNFKYDFLQNVAQGAKLESKDIGSIPCVDVDSVDQDHCCDNAISYSPVGTIEESLATKIEYMELDAAPQFKCLSHEQHSDSKLDSHGSRSPVSEPERRGSNAMSSSSWKSQLHSALGVSPSSNDPVDVILDADESTSDSPSSPASEIEEDDDSLGTYKPYHCSGDLEMDNINMTVVLYPDYVIYRDSYCTEPQLTFSPGCIKISGSTSERPGTFSFEWEVGDLIDVECQWFQKVEFVMIKLRVVSKNATEDDGAPSTSGTEELKIASVEPNWFEQQQRIMSLNAKYINSWVLHDSMGMETDEDDSIGQRHHFPNFDEPFEDVVYPKGDSDAVSISKRDVDLLQPETFINDTIIDFYIKYLKNQIQPEKRHRFHFFNSFFFRKLADLDKDPSSVSDGRAAFQRVRKWTRKVDLFERDYIFIPINFNLHWSLIVICHLGEVPKHNDGESGNSRKVPCILHMDSIKGSHTGLKNLIQSYLWEEWKERKKETSEEISSKFHNLRFVSLELPQQENSFDCGLFLLHYLELFLAEAPVHFSPFKITKFSNFLNANWFLPSEASLKRTLIQRLIFELLEDRCRGLSSAASSDEDQAKFPECNKHETGVQSFSGRCGPAVACQENMSSSQAGQGIEITLLSSSSLRSSECVNDAGLVLQELLEPGATPGSLYGEYQSFDQKSSFYRLNGAISPMEDDTKTGEQFTFMPTGDSGFQQITGITSQTCDIEHTSRAYGVETDFNLAQAENGNTDSSPKLSMCVSDQSEYIAVIENHSVGEGLGSSQKEEMDVNHSHFVENVTCLIDVLVSAPSKMQDASIIELEGSQDHVHDWNENGDSQDHDAFHDGNGSCQDHYKVHDGNKNGGSEDHGKVRDGKNGGSQDHDIVLDANENRGSQDHDRLHHGNKTTGFQDHDKVHAVNVNGASQDHDKVQDGNEIGGSQDHDKVLDGYENGASEDHDEVQDGNENGGFQDHDKVQDGNRNGASEHHGMVQEAAPIPSCQENPDVQMDQDSDMVDNRTVSCDDDVQISDGPTPDDGLIPESLEQRAAKRLRLTPPVEGDKCVTRSLVED; this is encoded by the exons ATGAAGACTAGCGGTCTCGAAGTCTTCGACTTCAGCGAGGAGGACGACCACTCGGAATCGCTCCAGGGGAAATATTTTGGCAAGTTAGAAAACCCTAGCCTCAATACGAATCCGAATTTCAAGTACGATTTTCTCCAGAATG TTGCGCAGGGAGCCAAACTTGAATCAAAAGATATTGGCAGCATACCTTGTGTAGATGTTGATTCAGTTGACCAAGATCATTGTTGTGATAATGCCATTTCATATTCCCCCGTGGGAACAATTGAAGAGAGCCTTGCTACCAAGATAGAGTATATGGAATTGGATGCTGCACCACAATTCAAATGTTTGAGTCATGAACAACACTCTGATTCCAAATTAGATAGTCATGGATCCAGAAGTCCTGTTTCTGAGCCAGAGAGAAGAGGTTCAAATGCTATGTCATCATCGTCATGGAAAAGCCAGTTACACTCTGCCCTTGGGGTGTCTCCGTCCAGT aatgaCCCAGTTGATGTGATTTTAGATGCTGATGAAAGCACGAGTGACTCTCCATCAAGTCCTGCTTCTGAAATTGAAGAGGATGACG ATTCTTTGGGTACATATAAACCGTATCAttgctctggtgatttggaaatg GATAATATAAATATGACGGTTGTTCTTTATCCTGATTATGTTATATATCGGGATAGTTATTGTACAGAACCTCAGTTAACCTTTTCTCCCGGTTGCATCAAAATCAGTGGTTCAACATCCGAACGCCCTGGAACCTTTAGTTTTGAATGGGAAGTCGGTGATCTCATTGATGTAGAGTGTCAGTGGTTTCAAAAA GTTGAATTTGTCATGATAAAACTTCGTGTTGTATCAAAGAATGCCACGGAAGATGATGGTGCACCCAGTACTTCTG GCactgaagagttgaagattgcAAGTGTTGAACCCAACTGGTTCGAGCAACAGCAAAGGATAATGTCtttgaatgcaaaatatatcaattcatgGGTTTTGCATGA TAGCATGGGCATGGAAACAGATGAGGATGATTCAATTGGGCAGAGGCATCATTTTCCGAA TTTTGATGAGccttttgaagatgttgtataTCCGAAAGGGGACTCAGATGCTGTTTCCATCAGCAAGAGAGATGTTGATCTCTTACAGCCAGAGACATTTATTAATGATACAATTATTGACTTCTATATCAA GTATCTGAAGAATCAGATTCAGCCTGAGAAAAGGCATAGGTTCCACTTTTTCAATAGTTTTTTCTTTCGGAAGCTGGCTGACCTGGACAAAGATCCATCCAGTGTTTCCGATGGCAGAGCTGCTTTTCAACGAGTTCGTAAATGGACGAGGAAAGTGGATTTATTTGAAAGGGATTACATCTTCATTCCTATAAACTTCAA TCTACACTGGAGCCTAATAGTCATATGCCATCTTGGTGAAGTGCCTAAACATAATG ATGGAGAATCAGGAAATTCACGTAAAGTACCTTGTATTTTACACATGGATTCTATCAAAGGAAGTCATACGGGTCtgaaaaatctaattcaaag TTATCTGTGGGAAGagtggaaagaaaggaaaaaggagACATCTGAAGAAATCTCATCAAAGTTTCACAACCTGCGATTTGTCTCACTTGAG CTACCGCAACAGGAAAATTCGTTCGATTGTGGCCTGTTTTTACTCCACTATTTGGAGCTCTTTTTGGCAGAAGCTCCTGTTCATTTCAGCCCTTTCAAAATAACCAAGTTTTCCAACTTT CTTAATGCAAATTGGTTTCTTCCGTCCGAGGCATCTCTCAAGCGTACCCTTATTCAAAGGTTAATTTTTGAGCTACTTGAAGATCGTTGTCGGGGACTCTCTTCAGCAGCTTCCAGTGATGAAGACCAGGCTAAGTTTCCAGAATGTAACAAGCATGAAACTGGTGTGCAGTCTTTTTCAGGAAGATGTGGTCCTGCTGTAGCTTGCCAAGAAAATATGTCAAGTTCTCAAGCAGGCCAGGGAATTGAAATCACTCTATTATCCTCATCTTCTCTAAGGAGTTCTGAGTGTGTTAATGATGCAGGCTTGGTTCTCCAGGAACTTTTAGAGCCAGGAGCCACCCCCGGCTCACTCTATGGAGAATATCAATCATTTGACCAAAAATCATCTTTTTACCGTCTTAATGGAGCTATATCACCGATGGAG GACGACACCAAAACTGGAGAGCAGTTCACTTTTATGCCTACAGGAGACTCTGGTTTTCAGCAAATAACTGGAATTACATCTCAAACTTGTGACATTGAGCATACATCAAGAGCTTATGGCGTTGAGACTGACTTTAACTTGGCGCAAGCGGAAAATGGAAACACTGATTCATCCCCTAAACTATCAATGTGTGTCTCTGACCAATCTGAATATATAGCGGTCATTGAGAACCATTCAGTTGGGGAAGGTTTGGGTTCGAGTCAGAAAGAAGAAATGGATGTAAACCATTCTCATTTTGTGGAAAACGTCACATGTTTAATAGATGTCCTTGTTTCTGCTCCAAGCAAGATGCAGGACGCTTCCATTATAGAATTAGAAGGTTCTCAAGATCATGTGCATGACTGGAATGAAAATGGAGATTCTCAAGACCATGATGCTTTCCATGATGGCAACGGAAGTTGTCAAGACCATTATAAGGTGCATGATGGCAACAAAAATGGAGGTTCTGAAGACCATGGTAAGGTGCGTGATGGAAAAAATGGAGGTTCCCAAGACCATGATATAGTGCTGGATGCCAATGAAAATAGAGGTTCTCAAGACCATGatagattgcatcatggcaaCAAAACTACAGGTTTTCAAGACCATGATAAGGTGCATGCTGTCAACGTAAATGGAGCTTCTCAAGACCATGATAAGGTGCAGGATGGCAACGAAATTGGAGGCTCTCAAGACCATGATAAGGTGCTTGATGGCTACGAAAATGGAGCTTCTGAAGACCATGATGAGGTGCAGGATGGCAACGAAAATGGAGGCTTTCAGGACCATGATAAGGTGCAAGATGGCAACAGAAATGGAGCTTCTGAACACCATGGTATGGTGCAGGAAGcggctccaattccctcgtgcCAAGAAAATCCCGATGTACAAATGGATCAAGACTCCGATATGGTAGACAACAGGACAGTCTCATGTGATGATGATGTTCAAATTTCCGATGGACCAACGCCTGACGATGGTCTGATACCCGAGTCGCTAGAGCAACGCGCTGCAAAAAGGCTGCGGCTTACACCTCCAGTTGAAGGGGATAAATGTGTCACAAGAAGCCTTGTTGAAGACTGA
- the LOC103441666 gene encoding probable ubiquitin-like-specific protease 2B isoform X2 → MKTSGLEVFDFSEEDDHSESLQGKYFGKLENPSLNTNPNFKYDFLQNVAQGAKLESKDIGSIPCVDVDSVDQDHCCDNAISYSPVGTIEESLATKIEYMELDAAPQFKCLSHEQHSDSKLDSHGSRSPVSEPERRGSNAMSSSSWKSQLHSALGVSPSSNDPVDVILDADESTSDSPSSPASEIEEDDDSLGTYKPYHCSGDLEMDNINMTVVLYPDYVIYRDSYCTEPQLTFSPGCIKISGSTSERPGTFSFEWEVGDLIDVECQWFQKVEFVMIKLRVVSKNATEDDGAPSTSGTEELKIASVEPNWFEQQQRIMSLNAKYINSWVLHDMGMETDEDDSIGQRHHFPNFDEPFEDVVYPKGDSDAVSISKRDVDLLQPETFINDTIIDFYIKYLKNQIQPEKRHRFHFFNSFFFRKLADLDKDPSSVSDGRAAFQRVRKWTRKVDLFERDYIFIPINFNLHWSLIVICHLGEVPKHNDGESGNSRKVPCILHMDSIKGSHTGLKNLIQSYLWEEWKERKKETSEEISSKFHNLRFVSLELPQQENSFDCGLFLLHYLELFLAEAPVHFSPFKITKFSNFLNANWFLPSEASLKRTLIQRLIFELLEDRCRGLSSAASSDEDQAKFPECNKHETGVQSFSGRCGPAVACQENMSSSQAGQGIEITLLSSSSLRSSECVNDAGLVLQELLEPGATPGSLYGEYQSFDQKSSFYRLNGAISPMEDDTKTGEQFTFMPTGDSGFQQITGITSQTCDIEHTSRAYGVETDFNLAQAENGNTDSSPKLSMCVSDQSEYIAVIENHSVGEGLGSSQKEEMDVNHSHFVENVTCLIDVLVSAPSKMQDASIIELEGSQDHVHDWNENGDSQDHDAFHDGNGSCQDHYKVHDGNKNGGSEDHGKVRDGKNGGSQDHDIVLDANENRGSQDHDRLHHGNKTTGFQDHDKVHAVNVNGASQDHDKVQDGNEIGGSQDHDKVLDGYENGASEDHDEVQDGNENGGFQDHDKVQDGNRNGASEHHGMVQEAAPIPSCQENPDVQMDQDSDMVDNRTVSCDDDVQISDGPTPDDGLIPESLEQRAAKRLRLTPPVEGDKCVTRSLVED, encoded by the exons ATGAAGACTAGCGGTCTCGAAGTCTTCGACTTCAGCGAGGAGGACGACCACTCGGAATCGCTCCAGGGGAAATATTTTGGCAAGTTAGAAAACCCTAGCCTCAATACGAATCCGAATTTCAAGTACGATTTTCTCCAGAATG TTGCGCAGGGAGCCAAACTTGAATCAAAAGATATTGGCAGCATACCTTGTGTAGATGTTGATTCAGTTGACCAAGATCATTGTTGTGATAATGCCATTTCATATTCCCCCGTGGGAACAATTGAAGAGAGCCTTGCTACCAAGATAGAGTATATGGAATTGGATGCTGCACCACAATTCAAATGTTTGAGTCATGAACAACACTCTGATTCCAAATTAGATAGTCATGGATCCAGAAGTCCTGTTTCTGAGCCAGAGAGAAGAGGTTCAAATGCTATGTCATCATCGTCATGGAAAAGCCAGTTACACTCTGCCCTTGGGGTGTCTCCGTCCAGT aatgaCCCAGTTGATGTGATTTTAGATGCTGATGAAAGCACGAGTGACTCTCCATCAAGTCCTGCTTCTGAAATTGAAGAGGATGACG ATTCTTTGGGTACATATAAACCGTATCAttgctctggtgatttggaaatg GATAATATAAATATGACGGTTGTTCTTTATCCTGATTATGTTATATATCGGGATAGTTATTGTACAGAACCTCAGTTAACCTTTTCTCCCGGTTGCATCAAAATCAGTGGTTCAACATCCGAACGCCCTGGAACCTTTAGTTTTGAATGGGAAGTCGGTGATCTCATTGATGTAGAGTGTCAGTGGTTTCAAAAA GTTGAATTTGTCATGATAAAACTTCGTGTTGTATCAAAGAATGCCACGGAAGATGATGGTGCACCCAGTACTTCTG GCactgaagagttgaagattgcAAGTGTTGAACCCAACTGGTTCGAGCAACAGCAAAGGATAATGTCtttgaatgcaaaatatatcaattcatgGGTTTTGCATGA CATGGGCATGGAAACAGATGAGGATGATTCAATTGGGCAGAGGCATCATTTTCCGAA TTTTGATGAGccttttgaagatgttgtataTCCGAAAGGGGACTCAGATGCTGTTTCCATCAGCAAGAGAGATGTTGATCTCTTACAGCCAGAGACATTTATTAATGATACAATTATTGACTTCTATATCAA GTATCTGAAGAATCAGATTCAGCCTGAGAAAAGGCATAGGTTCCACTTTTTCAATAGTTTTTTCTTTCGGAAGCTGGCTGACCTGGACAAAGATCCATCCAGTGTTTCCGATGGCAGAGCTGCTTTTCAACGAGTTCGTAAATGGACGAGGAAAGTGGATTTATTTGAAAGGGATTACATCTTCATTCCTATAAACTTCAA TCTACACTGGAGCCTAATAGTCATATGCCATCTTGGTGAAGTGCCTAAACATAATG ATGGAGAATCAGGAAATTCACGTAAAGTACCTTGTATTTTACACATGGATTCTATCAAAGGAAGTCATACGGGTCtgaaaaatctaattcaaag TTATCTGTGGGAAGagtggaaagaaaggaaaaaggagACATCTGAAGAAATCTCATCAAAGTTTCACAACCTGCGATTTGTCTCACTTGAG CTACCGCAACAGGAAAATTCGTTCGATTGTGGCCTGTTTTTACTCCACTATTTGGAGCTCTTTTTGGCAGAAGCTCCTGTTCATTTCAGCCCTTTCAAAATAACCAAGTTTTCCAACTTT CTTAATGCAAATTGGTTTCTTCCGTCCGAGGCATCTCTCAAGCGTACCCTTATTCAAAGGTTAATTTTTGAGCTACTTGAAGATCGTTGTCGGGGACTCTCTTCAGCAGCTTCCAGTGATGAAGACCAGGCTAAGTTTCCAGAATGTAACAAGCATGAAACTGGTGTGCAGTCTTTTTCAGGAAGATGTGGTCCTGCTGTAGCTTGCCAAGAAAATATGTCAAGTTCTCAAGCAGGCCAGGGAATTGAAATCACTCTATTATCCTCATCTTCTCTAAGGAGTTCTGAGTGTGTTAATGATGCAGGCTTGGTTCTCCAGGAACTTTTAGAGCCAGGAGCCACCCCCGGCTCACTCTATGGAGAATATCAATCATTTGACCAAAAATCATCTTTTTACCGTCTTAATGGAGCTATATCACCGATGGAG GACGACACCAAAACTGGAGAGCAGTTCACTTTTATGCCTACAGGAGACTCTGGTTTTCAGCAAATAACTGGAATTACATCTCAAACTTGTGACATTGAGCATACATCAAGAGCTTATGGCGTTGAGACTGACTTTAACTTGGCGCAAGCGGAAAATGGAAACACTGATTCATCCCCTAAACTATCAATGTGTGTCTCTGACCAATCTGAATATATAGCGGTCATTGAGAACCATTCAGTTGGGGAAGGTTTGGGTTCGAGTCAGAAAGAAGAAATGGATGTAAACCATTCTCATTTTGTGGAAAACGTCACATGTTTAATAGATGTCCTTGTTTCTGCTCCAAGCAAGATGCAGGACGCTTCCATTATAGAATTAGAAGGTTCTCAAGATCATGTGCATGACTGGAATGAAAATGGAGATTCTCAAGACCATGATGCTTTCCATGATGGCAACGGAAGTTGTCAAGACCATTATAAGGTGCATGATGGCAACAAAAATGGAGGTTCTGAAGACCATGGTAAGGTGCGTGATGGAAAAAATGGAGGTTCCCAAGACCATGATATAGTGCTGGATGCCAATGAAAATAGAGGTTCTCAAGACCATGatagattgcatcatggcaaCAAAACTACAGGTTTTCAAGACCATGATAAGGTGCATGCTGTCAACGTAAATGGAGCTTCTCAAGACCATGATAAGGTGCAGGATGGCAACGAAATTGGAGGCTCTCAAGACCATGATAAGGTGCTTGATGGCTACGAAAATGGAGCTTCTGAAGACCATGATGAGGTGCAGGATGGCAACGAAAATGGAGGCTTTCAGGACCATGATAAGGTGCAAGATGGCAACAGAAATGGAGCTTCTGAACACCATGGTATGGTGCAGGAAGcggctccaattccctcgtgcCAAGAAAATCCCGATGTACAAATGGATCAAGACTCCGATATGGTAGACAACAGGACAGTCTCATGTGATGATGATGTTCAAATTTCCGATGGACCAACGCCTGACGATGGTCTGATACCCGAGTCGCTAGAGCAACGCGCTGCAAAAAGGCTGCGGCTTACACCTCCAGTTGAAGGGGATAAATGTGTCACAAGAAGCCTTGTTGAAGACTGA